The window GGCCGAGCGCCTCGGACATCGCGAACACGTCCGACCCCGCCTTGCCGACGTTCAGGAAAATCTCGATCGGCGAGCCCGTCTCGTCGTTGTTGATCGTGATGTAGGCCGCGCCGAGCGGCGTGTTCAGCTTGTAGGTCGCGCCGCGCAACACTTGCGGACGCCGCCGGTACTGCCGGTCAAGCACGTCGGTCGCGGCCGCGCTGCCGTCCGCCGGACCGGCGGTCTGGCCCGAAGCGATGGCGCCCGCGCCTCGGGACGCGGCACCGGTTTCGCCTGCGCCGACGTCCGCCGCGTCAGCCTTCGTGTCGGTGTTATCGCCGACGCTTTTCGCCTTGTCCGCCGTATGCAGCACCTGCTGATCGCGGCTGCCGTCGCGGTAAATCGTCACGCCCTTGCAGCCGAGTTCGAACGCCAGTTCGTAGAGTTTTTTCGTCTCTTCAATCGTGAAATCCGCGGGACAATTGGCCGTTTTCGAGATCGAGCTGTCGACCCAACGCTGGATGGCCGCCTGGACGCGGATATGGTCTTCGGCCGTCAGATCCATCGCCGTCACGAAATAATCGGGCAGCGGCTCGCCGGGATGCCGGTCCATCCATTCCTGCGCAATCGGCACGACCTGCCGGTCGAACCCGAGGCGGCTCTGGCGATAATATTCAAAAGCGAAATACGGCTCGATGCCGGTCGACGTGCCGACCATCGTGCCCGTGCTTCCCGTCGGCGCCTGGGTGAGCAGCGTGACGTTGCGGATGCCTTTGCGGCGGACGGCCTCGCCGACTTCGGGATAAACGGCGACCATGTTGCGCATGAAGCCGCTTTGCAGAAACTTCTTGGCGTCGAACCGCGGAAACGGCCCCTTTTCCTCCGCCAAGTCGGCGGACGCCAGATATGCTTCCCTCGCGATGAATCCGTACAGCTTGTCCAGAAATTGCAGCGACTCCGGACCGCCGTACCGGATGCCGAGGCGGATGAGCAGTTCCGCCAGCCCCATCGTGCCGAGGCCGACGCGCCGTTCGCTTTTCTGGTTCGCCTCGTTTTCCGGAAAATGATACGGCGTCTTGTCGATGACGTTGTCGAGAAAACGCACCGCATAACGAACGACGCGCGCCAGTTCGTCCCAGGCGACGTCGTTGCGCTCGGCGTCGTAAAACTTCGCCAGGTTGATCGCCGACAGGTTGCAGACACCCCAAGCTGGAAGCCCTTGCTCTCCACAGGGGTTAGTACATATAATTGGATTAAAATACCAACTATTCGACATCTGATTGTAATATTCCATGAACACGACGCCCGGCTCGGCTGATTTCCAGGCGGATTCGATGATGAGGTGCCACAGCTCGCGCGCTTTGACCGTGCGGTACACTTTCACCGGCTTGCCGAGCCGCTTCCACTTTTCCAGATCGCCGTCCCACAGCCGGTCGTAGTCGGGATCGCGCGTTTCGGGAAAGACAAGCTCCCAGTCGGTATCTTCCTTGACCGCCTTCATAAACGCGTTGCTGACGCAGACCGACAGGTTGGCGTTCGTCACCTGCCCCATCTGGGTTTTGACCGTGATAAAGTCGGGCAGGTCGGGATGCCAGTCGTTCAGCATGAGCATCAGCGCGCCGCGCCGACTGCCGCCCTGTTCGATCAGTCCGGTCGCGTAGCTGAACAGTCCGCCCCACGACACCGCACCGCTCGACGTGCCGCTGACGCCGGCCACGATCGCCCGCCGCGGCCGGAGCGTGGACAGGTTGATGCCGACGCCGCCGCCGCGCGCCATAATTTCCGTCATTTGCGCTAGCGTGTGCATGATGCCGCCGCGGCTGTCGTGCGGAGACGGCAACACGTAACAGTTGAACAGCGTCAGCTCGTCGCTGGCACCCGCCCCGGCCGCGATCCGGCCGCCGGGGACGAGTTTCCAGTCGTCGAGCAGGTACCGGAATTTTTCCGTCCACTCCCGCCGTTTCTCCGGCGTCGCTTCGACCGACGCGATCGCCGACGCCAGACGGTCCCACATTTGCTCCGGCGCCGTCTCGCGGACGAGCGTCAGCCGGTCGATCGTCGTTTCCACCGCGTCGCCGCTGCGCAGCCGAACGACGACGCGGACGCCGTCGCGTTCGACGACTTCGCCGACTTCTTTCGTCGGAAACTTCGGGTCGTCCTTCATCAACACCAGCACCGTGTCGCCGACGCGCGTCTTTTCTGGGTCGGGTTCTTTCAGCGCGTAGCGGTCGAGAAAAATTTTTTCGCTCAGCCCTTCCAGCCGGGCGGTCGTTTTTGCTTTCAACGGCGCAACCTCCTTTTCCGCCTGCCGGACGATTGCCGAACGCCAGATATAGTATCTTCCACGATTATACACTACGATATATGGACCCGCCAGTGATGTCCCGGTCCTTTCGCTCTTGAGGCCGCCTCGCCCGGCGGTGCTTTTCGTTTTTTGTGCTATAATACGGGAAAAATCATGCGGGAGGCGCCCATCCATGCATATGATTTACGGCAATCGCGTCGTCCGTCGCGAGGACGTCCGCATTTCGCCGCTGGACCGCGGATACTATTTCGGCGACGGCGTTTATGAAGTTATTCGCGTCTATGCGGGCCGCCTGTTCGAGGCGGACGCGCATTTTCGCCGTCTTGCCCGAAGCGCGGAAGGCATCGGCCTCAAGCCGCCGATTGCGACGAACGAGCTGCGCGGGCTGATCGACCGGCTTCTTGCGCTCGACGGCGTGACCGACGGCACGGTCTACCTGCAGATGACGCGCGGCGTCGCGCCGAGGACACATGCTTTTCCGTCCGCCGCCGAACCGGTCGTCGTCGGCTGGGCGGATCCGTACGAGCGGCCGGTCGCCGCCATGGAGCAGGGTGTACGCGTCGTCACCGTCGCGGACATCCGCTGGCTGCGGTGCGACCTGAAAACGCTCAATCTGTTGCCGAACGTGCTCGCCCGCCAACAGGCGGTCGAACGCGGCGCGGCGGAGGCGGTGCTGCACCGCGACGGCGTCGTGACGGAAGCGAGCGCCGCCAACGTTATGATCGTGAAGAACGGCATCATCCGGACGCATCCGGCCGACCACCGCATTCTGCGCGGCGTCACGCGCGACGTCGTCCTGCGCCTTGCCTGCGAGCTCGGCATCGCCGTCGAGGAAACGCCGTTTACCGTGGACGAGCTGTACGCCGCCGACGAGGCGTTTCTGACGGGAACGACGGTCGAAATCATGCCGATCGTCGAAGCCGACGGCCGGCCGATCGGCGACGGTCGGCCCGGTCCGGTCGTCCGGCGGCTTCAGCGGGCGTTCGCCGAACTGTTGCCCGAAACATGACGTTCGGCGCCATAGGTCGGCGGATCGACCGCCGGCGAAGTCGATCGACCGTCCGACCGCCGACCGTCCGACCGCAGGCCGCTGGCGCCGCCGACCGCCCTGCTTCATCAAGCACGAACGGCAAAACGGCTCCGGTTCGGCTCACCGCCGCAAATTCCACTCGTCCGCACCGTATTTTTCCCGGACGAGCCCGTCGGCCAGCCTTCGTTCTTCCTCCGTCAGCTCCCCCGGCACGAGTACCGCGCCCATTGCGGCGGCGAACGCCTCGGTAAACACTTGTTCCGCTTCCTCGACGTCGATCGCCGGTCGGCCGCGCGCGACGAGCAGTTCGTTGACCGACGCCGCCTTTCGGGCAAACGCGGCCGCCGCCACCGCCCGCGCCTGCTCGCTCGGATAGCGCAACACCGCAAACAGCTTGTCCGCGTCGAGCTCCAGCGGAACCGACCCGTGCTGCAGCACCGCTCCCCGCGACCGCATCTGGGCGCTGCCGGCGATTTTGCGCCCGTCGACGACGAGTTCGTACCACGACGGCGAATCGAAACAAGCGGCCGTGCCGGGGGCAGGCGCCCGGCCGGCCCGCCCGATGCCGTCCGTCCACGCGACCATGTCCGCTTCCAGCCCGAGCCTGCGAAACCCTTCCAACAGCCAAACGCTCAGCTCGCGATACGATTCGGTGACACTGCGCGGCACGTCGCGTTCGGACACGACGAGGCTGTACGTCAGCTCTCGGTCGTGCAGCACCGCGCGGCCGCCCGTCGGTCTCCGCACAAACCCGATACCGCGCTCCTGCAGTCGGTCGAAATCGATCTCCCGCTCCGCCCTCTGGAAACAGCCGATGGACAACGTCGGCGGATTCCAGCCGTAAAACCGAATGGTCGGCATCCCTCCGCCTTTGCCGTACGCGATCAAAATCGCCTCGTCGATCGCCATGTTTTCCGCCGGCGAACGGTTACCCGTCCGCAACAGCCGCCATTGCCGCATCTACCGGTCTCCTTTCCCTTTCGGCCGATCGCCGATATCCGCTTAACCGCGTTTGTCGCTCATCTTAACGAATCGGGCGAGCTTCTGCAAGAAAAACACACCGCCGCCCACGCGCCGTCCGCCCGGCAAAAGCAAAAACACCTCGGCGTTTGAGAACATCAGCCGCGGGCCATACTGAAAATAGAAAAACAGACAAGCCGGGAGGGGGAGAAAAGCTTTGGAAAGACAAGCAGAAGCGGGCGTCCCGGCGCGCCATCTTCCGTCAGCAAACGCGTCGGCCCAAGATGTTTCGGCGTACGAACCGCCGATCCTGATCGACCGAAGGTGGCGGGAATCTTTTGAATCCCGTGCGGAGCGAAACGGCCCCTGGGACGACTGGACGATGTTCCGCCTGGCGGTCGAGGCGGAAACGGCGTCGCTTGTGCCCTCGTTCGACACGATGCTGTGCTTGTCCCGGCTGTCCGGCTTTTCGCCGATGCCGCACCAGATCGAGACGGCGCGGAAAGTGCTGTTCGAGATGCGCGGCCGCGCCGTGCTGGCGGATGAAGTCGGCCTCGGCAAAACGATCGAAGCCGGACTCGTGTTGAAAGAATACTTGATCCGCGGACTCGTCCGTAAGGCGCTCATCCTCGTCCCCGCTTCGCTCGTGCTGCAATGGGTGCGCGAACTGAACCAAAAGTTCGACATCCCCGCCGTCGCCCACAAAAAAGAATACATGTGGACGGGCTGCGACATTCTCGTCGCGTCGCTGGACACGGCCAAACGCGCGCCGCATCGCGACATCGTGCTCGGCATCGACTACGACATGCTGATCGTCGACGAGGCGCACAAACTGAAAAACGACAGATCCGCCAACTACAGGTTCGTCAACCGGATCCGGAAAAAATATTGCCTGCTGCTCACCGCCACGCCGGTGCAAAACGATCTGTCCGAACTGTATAACCTGATTACCGTCGTGAAGCCCGGTCAGCTCGGCGCCCAGGACCGTTTTCGAGAAACATTCATGCTGGACCGGCGCGTCCCGAAAAACGAAGAGCGTCTGCGCGGGGAGATCGCCAAAGTGATGATCCGCAACCGCCGCGGCGACGGCGACATCGAATTCACCCGCCGCATCGTCCGCAACGTCCGACTGGAGCTGTCCGTCGATGAGCGTCGGTTGTACGACGGCGTCACCGATTTCGTCCGGAACCGCTACCGGGAAGCCAAATCGTCCGGCAGCTCAGGCAGCATGCTGCCGCTGCTCGTCCTGCAGCGGGAAGTGTGCTCCAGCCGCGACGCCGTTTTTTTGACGCTCGTCCGCATGTTCGCCAAAACGCCGCAGGACTCTCCGGTCCGACAGGACATTCTGTCGCTGGTCGAACTCATCCGTCTTGTACAAGCCAACACCAAAGCGGAGAAGACGGCGGAACTGCTGCGCGAATGCGGCGACAAGGCCGTCGTGTTCACCGAATACCGCGCGACGCAGGAATATTTGCTCCAGTTTTTGAAAGAACGCGGCATCGCCGCCGTTCCGTACCGCGGCGGCATGAATCGCGGCAAAAAGGATTGGATGACCGATCTGTTCCGCAACCGCGCGCAAGTGATGGTCGCCACGGAAGCGGGAGGAGAAGGGATTAATCTTCAATTTTGCAATCACATCATCAACTTCGATCTCCCATGGAACCCCATGCGCGTCGAACAGCGCATCGGCCGCGTCCACCGCGTCGGTCAGACGCGCGACGTCTACATTTTTAACTTGACGACGGCCGGTACGATCGAGGAACATATTTTGACGCTGCTGCATGAAAAAATCAATCTGTTCGAGCGGGTCATCGGCGGGCTCGACGCGATTCTCGAGCGGCTGGAAAGCAAGACGCCGTGGGAAGCGAATCTGTTTCGCCTGGCGATGGAAGCGGAGTCGGACGACGAACTGCGCGCCGGCCTTGATCGTCTCGGCAAAGCGTTTCGCGACGCCGAACGTCTGGTCAAATCCGAACGGGCCTTGTCGACCGGTGGCGTCCGGCTTGCCGCCCGATCGGGGGAAAACCAATCGTGAACGCGGAACAAGTGCGGTCGTTCGTGATGCGATATCTTGAAGCGTCCGGTTGTCGTATCCTCGACGAAAGTCCGGCGCACGCGACCGTCAAACTGTCGCCGGAAGCCGACAAGGCGTTGACCAACCGGCCCTATTATTGGGGATTCGTCGAGCGCACCGGTGCGGAACCGGAAACGGTGACGATGATGTTCGTGTTCGACCCCGATCGGGCGCCGCCTCCGCCGCTTCCGGGCCCCGGCGCTCCGCGCATGCCGCGCGAAACCGTCGCGTTCGGAAGCCGCATGCTGTCGCGGCTGTTCGACGTCGTTCGACAATGCGGCCGCTTCGTTCAGCTGTACGAAGAAATTCCCGCTCGTCGCGAGACCCGCGTCCGTCGCGACGGTCCGCAGCCGCTCGGCACGGTGGCCGTCGTCAACTATAAAATCGAATACGTATGCGACATGAAACGCAATGAACTCGTCTCGCTCGCGATCGACTTAAACAGCGGCCGCATCTTGGAAAACGCGATGGCACGGCTCGCCGGCCGCCGCTGGACGCCGAAACTTCCGCCCGACGCCTACGTCGCCGCCCCGCGCCTGTCGCTCGCGCGCGCCCTCGACGAACTGGAAATGTGGCTCGAAACGCGCCTCAAGCAATCCGACTGCCGGTGGGCTGCCGAAGCGTATGCCCGTTGGCTGGACGAAACGGCGCGCGTCGACGCTTATTACGCCGAGCTGGCGGACGACGCGGTAAACCGCAAGCGCGGCGAAGAACAACAAACGCCGGAGGACGATGCCTCCGAACAGTACGAACGCCGGAAAGCGGAAATCGACCGCCAATACAAACCGCGCATCGACGTCCGGGCCGTCAACGCTGGTCTGTTTCATCCGGCCGGCGATTTCGGAACCGGGAGGTCGGAAAGGGGAGAATCATGAAGCGAAACGCGTTTTGTCTGGCGTCGACCCTCGTTTTGGCCGTAATGGCAAGCTGGACGTCCGCGTCGGCCGTCGAACCCCCGAAAACGACCGCCGGGCAAAGGCCTGCGGGCGAAGCGCGGGACTCGTGGATCGCCGCGCAGATGGAGCGGATCGCCGCCGCAGAAGGATTCGCCGACTGGCTTGGCGCGCACTTGGAAATATTCCCGCTCGGCCCGGGAACGCATGGCTGGCTCGTGTTGCTGTCCCGCGACAACCGTCGGGTAGGTTTTCTGACCGTCTACGACGACGGCCGCGGCGGCTGGACGATCGGCGAGTACGGCCACGGCGAACCGCCGGCGTAAGGGCGTCTTCGAACGAGCGGGACGCGTCCGAGAAAAAATTCCGCCCGGCGGCGGAGCATTTTCGCTCATCGCCCCGGGCGACGGCGCAACCACATCGATAGACCGAGCGGCACAAGGCCGAACCAACGTACGCTCCACGGCGGCTGCATCCGCCGCCGCTGCCGGCGCCTTTCCCGCCGAATGTCGCGCGGTGTATCAAGATAAAGCACAAATTGCTCGGTTATCCATTTCAGCCATTCCGACGGCTTCAACCGCCATCCCTCCGGCCGAAAAACTTCTACGTTTCCAGTTTTCCCGGCCGGAACAGCCTTCATTCGTAAGAAACTCATATTCTTTCCGGTGCCTCGACGCCGAGCAGCCCGAGCCCCGTCCTCAGCGCCAACTGAACGGATTTCACAAGCGCAAGCCGGGCAGTCCTCACGTCCGCCTCCGCGACGAGAATCGGGCAGTCATGATAAAAACGGTTGAAACTTTGCGCCAAGTCGATCAAGTGCCGGGCGAGAATCGAAGGTTCCAGCTTTTCCTGCGCCTGCAAAATGCGTTCCGGCAAAAGCGCCAGGTCCCGCAATGTCGCCCGTTCAGCGGGATGCACGAGCAGCGCGGCGACGGATTCGTCCGGCGCGTCCGGCCCTTCGATCGATTCGCCGCCGTTTGCCTTGCGAAGCACGCTGCAGGCGCGCGCGTGCGCGTACTGGACGTACGGTCCGGTCTCCCCTTCGAAATTGAGCGCTTCTTCCCACGAAAACACGACGTCCTTGATGCGCGCTGAACTCAGATCGCTGAACACCACGGCGCCGACGCCGACCTGCCGCGCGACTTCCTCTTTGTTTTCCAGATCCGGATTTTTCTCACGAATGATGTCGAGCGTTTTTTCGATCGCCTTTTGCAACAATTCTTCCAGTAAGACGACGTTCCCTTTGCGCGTCGACAGTTTCGCGCCTTCGAGACTGACGCGACCGAACGGCACGTGGACGAGGTCTTTGGCCCATGCGTAGCCCATCCGCTCGACGATTTTGAACCATTGCGCGAAATGCAAGCTTTGTTCTGCCCCGGTAACGTAGAGGCATTTATGGAAATCGTATGTCTTTTTTCGGTAAAAAGCGGCGGCCAGGTCGCGCGTATGATACAGCGTCGAGCCGTCCTTTTTCAGAATGAGCACCGGCGGCATGCCGTCTTCGTCGAGGCGGACGATCAGGGCGCCGTCGTCTTCCTCCAGCAGCCCCTTCTCGCGCAGTTCGTCGATCACCGGCGCGATCTTGTCGTTGTAGAAACTTTCGCCGGCGATCGAGTCGAAACGGATGCCGAGCAAGTTATAAATTTTTTCAAATTCTCGATAGCTGATGTCCACGAACCAGCGCCACAGCCGGACGCATTCCTCGTCGCCGCGCTCAAGACGCGCGAAATAGGCGCGCGCCTCATCCTCCAGCTCGGGCTGCCGCTCGGCCTCCTCGTGAAAGCGGACGTACAGCCGTAAAAGCTCGGCGACGCCTTCCTCCTCTACCCGCTTCGCGTCGCCCCACCGCATGTAGGCGGCGATTTGCTTGCCGAACTGGGTGCCCCAGTCGCCGAGATGGTTGACGCCGACGCAGCGAAAGCCGAGAAAAGCGTGAATCCGGTACAGTGCGTTGCCGATGACCGTCGACCGCAGATGACCGACGTGGAACGGCTTGGCGATGTTCGGCGACGAATAGTCGATGACGACGGTGCGGCCTTCGCCGATCGGCCGGGCGCCGTAACGTTCGCGCTCGGTCAGGACGGCGCGCAGCACGTCGGCCGCAAAACGCGCGGCGTCCCAACGAAAATTAAGGTATCCGCCGACGGCTTCCACGGAAGCGGCGATCGGCAGGTCGTTTTTCCGCCACCGCTCGGCAAGCGTCGATGCGATCGCCTGGGGAGGCTTGCGCAACGTTTTGCTCAGTTTGAAACACGGCAGCGAGAGATCGCCGAGATCGGGGTTCGGCGGGTATTCGAACAGTTCCGCAACTGCGGCGGCGTCTACCCCTTCGAGCTGCGCGGCGACCCACGCGGCCGCCGAGGTTTTGTAGCGATCCAGCACGGGACAACCGGCTCCTTTCCTGAAAGCCCATTATAGCCGGTCCGGCGGGCGAATGCAAATTTCCGGGCGATCCGTGGTCGTCGCTTCAGCCAATCCAACCTGCTCCAAACACCTCATCTGGCCCCGGCTCGCCGAGATCTTCCGCCATCTGCCTGAGAGCCTCGTAAACCGATACATGCAGACGGCCGGGGTTATCGGTTTCGACATCAAACGCCTCCGGTTTTTGCAAGATCCGCGCGATCCAACCCGTCACCCGAGGAGCCGCGATGGAGGTTCCGCTGTATCGCTCGTAACCGCCGTCCGTCGATGTAGAGAGAATATCGACGCCCCGGGCGGCAAAGTCGATTTTTCCTTTCGGCGCTCCGCGGTACGGCTTTTTGTCGGCGTCGACGGCGGTCACCGAGATGACTTCTTCATAGGAAGCGGGATAGCCGGGCGCTCCGCCGAACGTGTTTTCCGCCGCCGCGACAAGCACGATGCCGGCGTCGTAGGCCCGGCGGATCGCGGCGTGCAGCCGGTCGTCGGGTTCCGGGACGGCGAAACTCATGTTCACGATGTGGATCCCGTTGGCGATACACCAGTCCAGCCCCCGCACGACGGCGTCGATGTCGCCTTCTCCGTAGCGGTCCAGCACTTTGACGGGAAAAAGCTGCACGTCGGGCGCGACACCGGTGACGCCGAAACCGTTGTCCTGCGCAAAGATGACGCCGGTGACCGGCGTGCCGTGTCCGAAGTCGTCGAGCGGAGGGCGGGACGGATCCAGGGCGTTGTAACCCGGCTGAAGCCGGCGTTCAAAATCCGGATGTTCGAAAGCGACGCCGCTGTCCAGCACGGCGACTTTGACGCCTTGACCGGTCAACCCTGCCAGAAGCGTCGGGGGCGTCGGGGCGGACGACGGATCGGCCGGCTTCGAAGGTTTTTGGAGAAGGCCCAAGGCGATCGCGATGAAAAGACTGAAGGTTCCCGCAGTGAGAAAAATCATGATCACGAGTTTGAAGAGATGCCATCTCATTTCCATCTCGTGACGTCACCCGATCGTCATGCGGTCT of the Candidatus Reconcilbacillus cellulovorans genome contains:
- a CDS encoding ribonucleoside-diphosphate reductase, adenosylcobalamin-dependent translates to MKAKTTARLEGLSEKIFLDRYALKEPDPEKTRVGDTVLVLMKDDPKFPTKEVGEVVERDGVRVVVRLRSGDAVETTIDRLTLVRETAPEQMWDRLASAIASVEATPEKRREWTEKFRYLLDDWKLVPGGRIAAGAGASDELTLFNCYVLPSPHDSRGGIMHTLAQMTEIMARGGGVGINLSTLRPRRAIVAGVSGTSSGAVSWGGLFSYATGLIEQGGSRRGALMLMLNDWHPDLPDFITVKTQMGQVTNANLSVCVSNAFMKAVKEDTDWELVFPETRDPDYDRLWDGDLEKWKRLGKPVKVYRTVKARELWHLIIESAWKSAEPGVVFMEYYNQMSNSWYFNPIICTNPCGEQGLPAWGVCNLSAINLAKFYDAERNDVAWDELARVVRYAVRFLDNVIDKTPYHFPENEANQKSERRVGLGTMGLAELLIRLGIRYGGPESLQFLDKLYGFIAREAYLASADLAEEKGPFPRFDAKKFLQSGFMRNMVAVYPEVGEAVRRKGIRNVTLLTQAPTGSTGTMVGTSTGIEPYFAFEYYRQSRLGFDRQVVPIAQEWMDRHPGEPLPDYFVTAMDLTAEDHIRVQAAIQRWVDSSISKTANCPADFTIEETKKLYELAFELGCKGVTIYRDGSRDQQVLHTADKAKSVGDNTDTKADAADVGAGETGAASRGAGAIASGQTAGPADGSAAATDVLDRQYRRRPQVLRGATYKLNTPLGAAYITINNDETGSPIEIFLNVGKAGSDVFAMSEALGRVCSLFLRYGDHGNKARLLIKHLKGIGGSGAVGFGPGRVESIADAVAKALEMHLEGGACDSGGNFAAGRTESAGGTGCDGGMKPAERPTTAATPDTAPDLCPSCGSATLVSAEGCKTCVSCGYSRCV
- a CDS encoding D-amino-acid transaminase; the encoded protein is MHMIYGNRVVRREDVRISPLDRGYYFGDGVYEVIRVYAGRLFEADAHFRRLARSAEGIGLKPPIATNELRGLIDRLLALDGVTDGTVYLQMTRGVAPRTHAFPSAAEPVVVGWADPYERPVAAMEQGVRVVTVADIRWLRCDLKTLNLLPNVLARQQAVERGAAEAVLHRDGVVTEASAANVMIVKNGIIRTHPADHRILRGVTRDVVLRLACELGIAVEETPFTVDELYAADEAFLTGTTVEIMPIVEADGRPIGDGRPGPVVRRLQRAFAELLPET
- a CDS encoding octanoyltransferase; translation: MRQWRLLRTGNRSPAENMAIDEAILIAYGKGGGMPTIRFYGWNPPTLSIGCFQRAEREIDFDRLQERGIGFVRRPTGGRAVLHDRELTYSLVVSERDVPRSVTESYRELSVWLLEGFRRLGLEADMVAWTDGIGRAGRAPAPGTAACFDSPSWYELVVDGRKIAGSAQMRSRGAVLQHGSVPLELDADKLFAVLRYPSEQARAVAAAAFARKAASVNELLVARGRPAIDVEEAEQVFTEAFAAAMGAVLVPGELTEEERRLADGLVREKYGADEWNLRR
- a CDS encoding ATP-dependent helicase, which gives rise to MLIDRRWRESFESRAERNGPWDDWTMFRLAVEAETASLVPSFDTMLCLSRLSGFSPMPHQIETARKVLFEMRGRAVLADEVGLGKTIEAGLVLKEYLIRGLVRKALILVPASLVLQWVRELNQKFDIPAVAHKKEYMWTGCDILVASLDTAKRAPHRDIVLGIDYDMLIVDEAHKLKNDRSANYRFVNRIRKKYCLLLTATPVQNDLSELYNLITVVKPGQLGAQDRFRETFMLDRRVPKNEERLRGEIAKVMIRNRRGDGDIEFTRRIVRNVRLELSVDERRLYDGVTDFVRNRYREAKSSGSSGSMLPLLVLQREVCSSRDAVFLTLVRMFAKTPQDSPVRQDILSLVELIRLVQANTKAEKTAELLRECGDKAVVFTEYRATQEYLLQFLKERGIAAVPYRGGMNRGKKDWMTDLFRNRAQVMVATEAGGEGINLQFCNHIINFDLPWNPMRVEQRIGRVHRVGQTRDVYIFNLTTAGTIEEHILTLLHEKINLFERVIGGLDAILERLESKTPWEANLFRLAMEAESDDELRAGLDRLGKAFRDAERLVKSERALSTGGVRLAARSGENQS
- a CDS encoding YqzE family protein; amino-acid sequence: MKPSEWLKWITEQFVLYLDTPRDIRRERRRQRRRMQPPWSVRWFGLVPLGLSMWLRRRPGR
- a CDS encoding arginine--tRNA ligase — protein: MDRYKTSAAAWVAAQLEGVDAAAVAELFEYPPNPDLGDLSLPCFKLSKTLRKPPQAIASTLAERWRKNDLPIAASVEAVGGYLNFRWDAARFAADVLRAVLTERERYGARPIGEGRTVVIDYSSPNIAKPFHVGHLRSTVIGNALYRIHAFLGFRCVGVNHLGDWGTQFGKQIAAYMRWGDAKRVEEEGVAELLRLYVRFHEEAERQPELEDEARAYFARLERGDEECVRLWRWFVDISYREFEKIYNLLGIRFDSIAGESFYNDKIAPVIDELREKGLLEEDDGALIVRLDEDGMPPVLILKKDGSTLYHTRDLAAAFYRKKTYDFHKCLYVTGAEQSLHFAQWFKIVERMGYAWAKDLVHVPFGRVSLEGAKLSTRKGNVVLLEELLQKAIEKTLDIIREKNPDLENKEEVARQVGVGAVVFSDLSSARIKDVVFSWEEALNFEGETGPYVQYAHARACSVLRKANGGESIEGPDAPDESVAALLVHPAERATLRDLALLPERILQAQEKLEPSILARHLIDLAQSFNRFYHDCPILVAEADVRTARLALVKSVQLALRTGLGLLGVEAPERI